The genomic stretch TTTGGTTGCTGACATGTGAGCCCTTTTGTTGCTTTGTTGCGTCTTTAATCTAgcaaaaggaaacaaaaatgaAATGGAATTGGAGTGGAAGTGTGTACACTGTTATTCGTTACTTTAGATGTTTATTTTGGTTTTCTACACGAGAAAACTGATACACGTAAACTATTTTTATACTGATTTCTAATGAGAATTCGACATTTTGTAATTACTTTTAAATTACGGTAATAAAGTAGAATTCAACATTTTGTGATCATTTTTAAATCTCCATTAATCTCTTtctataaaatcatatttttgtgCAATTAGATTTCTTTTTTCTCCTTTCTCATGTTATTCTTACCTTGAAGCATGGGATAAATGAGATCCATTCACAAGGTTATTGCGTTGAATCAAGACAGGTAGTCGACTAATCTTTTTCCTGAATACTATTTTGTTTTGTGAAAATAGTTTATTTTTATGTTCTAAAATTTTCATTAGTTTTATTTGTTAACATGGAGAAAAGGGACTATTGAAGTGAGTATTTTCTTAGCTTTccaaaattaatgaaaatatcaaaagttattttcattatttcttagtgttttattttattttttcatcaaaAGCACTCACTTTATAATATGTCTCTCATCTTCCTGTTCTTCTTATTAGCTAGCTAAGATAAATGcatattataaatatatcacaGTAAACAGAACCTTCGGAAACCTGAAAAACTAAATCCATATTAAAATAAATCCAAAAGTTGGAGCAGTATTCATGCAGGGTGTTAAGAAATATGGTTGAGTCTAACCCATCCCTATAAAACCGgctagtagggtgaggattgcccccacttataagcacatgttcagactatatattgtctgatgtgggACTTTTAACAAATTTGTCTTTGAAACATATTCTGGTATCGTCTGATCAACTTCATTCTGTGCTAATCATTTGTTAGATAACTTCTGGATAGACCTTAACTTTTGAGGTTGAATGAATAAACTTTTGTGTGAATGATGGATGAGGGTAAAGAAGAAATCtgagttttctttgaatgatGGATCTTGGAAAAGAATGAAGATGGAATTCTGTGCTAATCATTTGTTAGATAACTTCTGGATAGACCTTAACTTTTGAGGTTGAATGAATAAACTTTTGTGTGAATGATGGATGAGGGTAAAGAAGAAATCtgagttttctttgaatgatGGATCTTGGAAAAGAATGAAGATGGAATTCTGTGCTAATCATTTGTTAGATAACTTCTGGATAGACCTTAACTTTTGAGGTTGAATGAATAAACTTTTGTGTGAATGATGGATGAGGGTAAAGAAGAAATCtgagttttctttgaatgatGGATCTTGGAAAAGAATGAAGATGGAAGGCCTGCGTTTGAAAGCAagattgtttttaaattttttatcattcactatcataatagtcatttaatgagTTTGGTATTAAGTGATTTTAAGGCCAATAATTTTTATGACAGAATAAACTTAGCCAACATTCCCAtttaagtaaataattttataacagatcatgtttaattaatattttttacaattttagattttgaaaagaaaataatattgattattaacaggACAAgtaactgatcaaaatattttttaaggcaCACGGGGacataaagttattgatcaaactttgtacacgggaacatgaaattattatCAAAACatgaaattattaatcaaaatattgattattaacgggacatgaagttactgatcaaaatatttttttattaactatacattcaattattatttttttacggataactagatatttttctattaaaaatatatatctgaaacaaatgcgcgtcccgtatcaAGGTTCTGCGAACGGACAAATTTGTTCCTAGTTAACCTGAAAAATGAAAATCAAAGTTGAACACACAGTTGTTATTTAATTAGAAATTAGAAtgtaataatattatatatttaatgaaaAGTTGATTGAaagtatggaatttaatttttaataggtTAGGAGTGGAAGTATCAGGTTTGTAGTTAATAATTTTCTTATCACTTAGCGTTGTTAACGATGGTAAgatgtatttaattaaaattatcgaCGTGCATGTCAAACGATTCCATGTTGCAATTTGCTTTTCTCTGTGTTAGAATATAAAAGAGAGTTTCACTCAGCAACAAACATATTGCACTTTGCTTTTGTCATCATATGATATGTTTCTTACACACTTGAAAAGCTGCAAAGTTAAAGAAAGGAATAAATATATTAGTAAGTGACACTCGTGTTTGGAAGAGAGTATGCTCAATGTTTTTCCTAAGTATCACATTCATTTCTTTTCTTATATAAGACAATTTCCTACTATCTGCTTATAGTACACCTTGCAGCAACACTACCTACTTTCATTCTGCATTTCAATCTTGAGGAATGGAAATAGATTCTCCAAATCATGAGGGTATGTCTAAAGTTTCCTTATATATTAACACTCAATACATTCTCTACAATTTGTTATTAATTAACCCAAGTTGCAAAATGAATGTATGTAGTTATTGAAATTTTTCAAATAGCAATGGATGCTGACAAACGTAAGTCCAAACTTTTCCATATATATTAACACTCAATAGATTCtccatattttgtttttaattaacacATGTTGCAAAATGAATATATGTAGTTCCGGAGCAAGAAATGGAAGAGGACCAACGTAAGTCTAAAGTTTTCCTTATATATTAGCACTCAATATAGCTTCTCCACATTTTGTTATTAATTAACACATGTTGCAATATGAAAATATGTAGCTAAGGAGTTCTGGGACCTAGTATTGGGAGACGATTGGAATGAAGTAATTAAAAAATACGATGAAGATAGTAATTGTCACAGGATAGGTATCAAGGGAAGAGGAACAGCATTACACGTGGCAGTAAGCATTGGACGCAAAGAAATAGTGAAAAGACTTGTAGAAGCAATAGAAAAGGTTGGTGATGAAAGTAGTTTGAAAATAAGGAATGAAATAGGCGCTACTCCTCTTCATGTTGCAGCATATGCAGGATTCCTAGATGTGTGTAAACTTATAATTGGAAAAGAAGGTAAAAGGAAATATTTGATTCAAGAGAAAAATTTTGACGGggaaacaccacttttttgggcTGTTAATGCCCGTCAAATGTCAGTGTTTCTTTATCTTCAACAGTTTTATTGTCTTGATCTCAATATTGCTATCGATAACAATGATACTAGCATTTTTCATGTTGCCATTCAGACAGAAAGATATGGTTAGTCTTTTTCTCTtacactatttatttatttacatatttattcattcatttattctttttattttttaatattcgaTTTTCTATTAACAGTACTCTTTTAAAGTAACAAAAGAAACTATTATAGTTAAAGAAAAAGTGAAATTCTTccattgtttttttttcattatgTTAAAGAACATCAGTCCACATAAGAGTATTTAAGAGGATTCTATTTGATGAtagaatttttcttaatttttttcactATTAAAGAGACTATAATGTGGCATAATGGGTGGAAAATAAACTatttaaatagtttaaataaGTTATTGATAGTTAATTATATCAATAAAAGCATGAATGACTTAAAAGTTGcattaatgaatttttttttttgataaacaaTGAGATATATTTATAAAAGTTGAGTACAGAAAGTACTCAAAACCAGTACATATTTAGCAGCTAGCTCCACAACCACCCAACCTTACATAAACTTAAACACAAGCTAAAGGATTGTGGAACCACTCATAGAAATTACAAAGCACTCTCTGTTTTGAACCTAATGCTAACCACCACCAAGTGAACATTTTCACATTATGAACGATTTCGTCTATATCACCTACAGCATTGTTAAATATAATGTCGTTTCGTTGTTTCCATATGCACCAACAAGTTGCCATCCATATTCCCGCAGCTCTCCTTGGTGAACAATGGTTCCTTAATGTATTCAAGACCTGCAAGAAATGATCACAGCAATCTGTCCTTAATGGTGCATCTATCCCTAACCATTCCATGATCTTCTTCCATACCCCTGCTAGGAAAACACAATTCAGGAACAGATGGACAGAATTTTCAGCAGAATCACAGCCAAACACACATAAGCTCAGGTCGATCGAGTTTGTAATGATGTTTCTTTTCATGAGTTGCTCCCTCGTTGCCAATCTATCCATCAACAATCTCCAACCAAAGATTTTGACTTTGGAAGGCATCCACCCTTTCCATAACGCCTTAATCGCATCTCTTGCCGCTGGCTGCCACCCCTCCACCCTACCCTCCAAAAGAAGCTTCTTATAATACTCCCTCACAGTGAATCCATTCATTTCTCCTCCAATCCACACGATCTTATCCATTTCGGCATACGTAGGTACCACATCCTCCAGGATCCTACATAATTCCTCCAACTCCTCACCTACCAACGGATCGTGTACCGGTATGTTTTCAGTCAAACCCCACTTCCAAACATTATCCTCCCACCGACCTATATTGCTGACACTGCAACTCTTCATAACTTCGGGTGCAGCTTGATACAATAGTGGAAATGTACAGCACAAAGGTTCCTGACCAATCCACTTCACTGACCAGAATGGAATCCTCCTCCCATCCCCCAATTTGCTAGCTATGCACCTTAAGAATCCTGCCTCTGCGTCACTATCAGCCAACTTCATTAGGTCTCTCCACCAAATGGATTTGTGTGACTTATTCCCCACTTTTCTTTTGAATAAAATTCGTTCATGAAGTAGGCCATACCTttcctccaaaattcccttcCATATCGCTTCTTCATCTTTCAGGAACCGCCACAACCATTTAGTGAGAAGAGATTTATTGAACAACTCTAATTCTTTGATTCCCAGCCCACCATCCTCTTTCTTCAAGCAAATTGTTTTCCAACTAGTCCAAACCACGCCTTTTCTTTCCTCCGCGTTATGCCATAAGAAGTTTCTTTGAAGCTTTATTAAAACTTTCTTCACCTTTTTTGGCATCTTAAAGAAAGAGAGGAGATACACAGGTAAATTCATCAGTACAGAATTGATTAGTGCAACTCTACCTCCAATGGACAAAAGTCTGCCAATCCACGGAGACAGTTTGGACTTCATTTTCACCACCAATGGCTTCCAAAAGCTAGCTTTCCTCGGGTTTCCTCCTACTGTAACTCCAAGAAAAATGAAGGGAATGCTATCCAACCTACAACAAAGAAATTGACTGGCTGCTTGTAAAAAATAATCATCCACACCTATCCCATATAGTTTGCTTTTCCACATATTTACTCTCAGGCCCGATACCATTTCAAACCCACGGAGTAGCACTTTGATTGCCCACAAATTTCTCCACGATCCTTCACCCACGATAATCGTGTCATCAGCAAACTGAAGTAATTCATATGATACCCCTTGGTTTATTCTAAATCCTTGAAATTCCCCTCTTTCCATAAGCTTGCGCATCATACCTGCCATACCCTCAGCCACAATTGTATACAAAAATGGGGAAAGGGGGTCACCTTGTCGTAACCCTCTACCGGCTTTGAATTCCTCCGTTGGGCTGCCATTTACCAGAACTGACATATTGCTATTGAATACACCCGCCGACATCCACCGCAACCATCTCTGACCAAATCCCATTTTAATCAACATTTCCTTTAAAAACTCCCAGTCTACACAGTCATAAGCCTTTGCGAAATCTACTTTGAACAACAGGCAGCTCTTCTTCCTTCTACGCGCATAGTCTACAATCTCGTTTGTTACCAACACCCCGTCAAGGATCTGCCTTCCCGGGACGAACGCAGTTTGTGACTTTGAGATCAATCCTCCTATTACCTTCCTTAGCCTTCCCACCAGAACTTTTGCTATTATTTTATAGATGCAGCCTATTAGACATATCGGTCTAAATTCTTCCAGACCTTGAGGATGCTCGACTTTTGGAATCAGCGCTATGAATGAGGCTGACATAGCTCTAGGGAGATTTGCCTTATCATGAAAGTCTTGAACACAATGAATAATGTCATTTCCCACTATATCCCAACATTTCTTGATGAATTCTAAGTTGTATCCGTCTGGTCCAGGACTTCTATCACCCTCACAATCGAAAACCacttcttgaatttcttcttttgaAAACTCTTCCTCCAGCGCTGCACACTCTTCTTGCGTCAATCTGTTGAAATCTATCCCCTGCAGCCTAGGTCTGGGCTTTGACATCTTTCGGAATCTCTCCTCGAAGTGCTTCTTTATTTCCTCCTTGACCTCCACCACCCCTTCTATCAATCCTTGTTCTGATTGAATTGCTACTAGTGCATTCTTCCTTGTTCTTGCTCTGAGTGCAGAATGAAAGTACTTGGAATTGTTATCACCTTCCTTGATCCACCTTATCCTAGACTTTTGCTTTAACATGCTTTCCCTGTGATGTATTTTCCTCCAGATATTTTCCTGCAAAACCTTTCTCTTTTCTGTCACTTCTTGGCTTGAATAGTTTATGCTGTTCGTGTCTACCAATTCCAATTCGTTTAGCATCTCCACATCCTCCTCCAGTTCCAAATTTACTCGGCCGAAAACTCTGTGATTCCATTCTCTTAGACTGTTTCTTAACCTTTTGAATTTTTCCTTCAACGTATATGCTAAAATAAGTAGCATAGGATAGTCATGTGTTTGCAACATTGTCTAAGGAGTTTAGGATATTGAACTACATGTAGGATTAACTCACTTAGAGTGGTGAGAATCTCTGAGTTTTCTTTCTAAGTAAAATTGAAGATACATCCTCAATCTAAAGATCTGGGTATTTATAGAGACCTCTTGAGTTTGAAATAAAAGTAGTTATTTTAGCTCTCTTTTTCAGAGACGTGTTGAGGAAGAGACTAGATTTTCCTTAAATCAATGAGAAAGTGGTTATCCTCCTTGATACACTCTCTAAGTTTGATATAGCGGGATATGTCATCTCCGAAGTCAATTAGTTAAGTGGATAGTGGAAAATATTCGAAACGTATAAAGCCCAATTGGACAATCCCTCATTCATAAGAGTTTCAAAAAAGGGTGAAGTGGTTTTCAAATTCCTGGGGAGACTCTTTTGGAccgagactttaagttgagtccctcgGGAAAGACTTTAAGATCGGTCCCTCTGGCGAGACTTTTAGTAGAGTTGTTTAGGCGAGACTTTAAATTGATTCCCTCTAGCGAGACATTAAAGTCGAGTATATTCGACTTTGCTTTTGTGTTATCTCTTTTGTTGCTCTGATAGATGGTTTTTGTAACATTGACCTTTAGTGTCCATTAAGGATATTATTACGCATTTGGTGGTATGCTTATGAATATGTTGAGACCTCATGGTTGTTTGCCCTATCTTcagtttttttcttcataatttcaagtTTGTTTTCGAGACATTTTCCTTTATGTCTCCCTTGGAGAAATTTCTTCAACCTTTGCTTTCCACAAACATTGCTCGTAGGCGAGTTGGGTATGTTGTGGCGATAATCCTTCATTGAAGGTCCATCAATCATATTTTCTCTAAGGGAGACAATGATATTTTTATAGAGGTCTAACATTTGTATTTCCTTTGAGGGTGGTAAGGATCCTTTAATGAAGGTCTACAAGTCATATTGTCGCTAAGAGCGACAATCATCTTTTTGTGAAGGTCCAACAATCATATTGCCTCTGAGGTAGGAAATGATCCTTTTGTTAAAATCCAAAATTTGTATTGCTTGTATGTGCATAAATGATCTTTCAATTTCCAACAATCGTCTATTCAATTGCTTTTAAAAGAAGTTTTGttagtttctattttttttaagagAAATGATATTCTTACACTAAATGTGACACCTACACTTTAATATTATACTTTTTGTGTATTTAGAatgtataataataatttttttaatgttttgacATAGACAAACATATATCCATGCTGTATTTTCTAAGGTGTGAATGTATGGTGTATGATTCTTGGTGTAAGAATAGCAAGCCTctttttttaataacaatttgTTAGCCTTTGTCTTTACTATTTAATAACTAGGTTTCTCTAACCATTTTGTATAATAGCTTGATGGTCAACTTAACATTCTTGTTAGTAAAACAAAACATCGTGAATAAATATTTCACGGCCTCCTAAAGGATTAACCTAATTTGAACTAAAAAGTCTTAAAAATATATGCTTCAATTTTAAAGTTCAAACCATATTATTTTTCGGTCTTGGCGAGCCGAACCATATAAGCTACGAGCTAGttttatttttactactctactaTTCACTCCTCTAAAGGAACTTAATTTCCAAGTTTAAATTTACTTATCAATTTCAACCTGAGAAAATTAAGATTGTACACCATGTTATTTAttaacttttcaaacaattcatatATACACAATTTTTTCTAGTATATTGACAATTTTATACTAGATAACGAAGACATAAGAATTTTTAACATGAATATATGTATCACCCAAGCTCAATGTCTCCTTTCTTCGTATGACATAACCTTGGCCTTGTTTTCACACGATAGCTTTATTATGGCATGTGTTAGGGTATTAGGATCTCTTTTTGGGATGTATCTCTCTTTCCATTATCACTCACCTCATCATAACTTGCATGAGGATTTTCTTTGGTGCTTAACTCTCGGTATGGCATGAGAACCTTATCCTATTTCTAAAATCTTAGCAGGGTGAGTGGCTCCGACCACCCTTGAACGTGTTCTTGTATGTCTTTTGTGGTTTGTTGTACAGGTGTCCTAGGTTTCGAGAGATCTGGCTTTGTCTCGATTCTAGTTATTTGTGGCTCTATTTGTAGTCTTTTTTATATTTTCGAGGATATTTTggtgtttgttttattttgttgtgttgtttctttctttctgGGGAATGGTACTCCTAGTACCTTTTTTTGGGTGTTCTATGTACTTTGGCCATTAGTGTATTTTTTCTACTATATTTgttatatttctttaaaaaaaatttaaaaaaattaaaataaataacaccTAGAGAATCCTTTTGATCCTACTTGGTGCGATCAAATATGCAAACGACTAAACATAAAATCTCTCACAATGTTGAATCaaaggttcaacaaagaagcaTCTCCTTGGACATGAACCTTGCGAAGCGAAGAGATTAGTAAGAGTTAGACGTCAAGTCAATATGAGTTGGTTTTTCAACTTGAAATATAGAAATTTTGATCGCCAATTAGTTTATGGATGGACTGGCACAAACGAGCTTTTGCCTTTGATTCAAAGTCCAATAATAATTCATCTAGGGTCGATTTCGTGCAGACCCAACCCATGGAAGCAAGGAGTTTGATGTTGTATATGTTTATCATTTGACTAATGATCATTGTGAAGAGGCGGATAATGTGGTTGTTTTATGTTGTATAATTGTGCCTCGAAGGGTGTGTACATAGGTCATTTTAAATGTTCCGGAttatgcaatatatatatatatatatatatatatatatatatatatatatatatatatatatatatatatatatatatatatatatatatatatatatattaaaagaaatattaattTTGGTAAATATTTTTTAACTAATCCTTCATTGAAAATTTGTCTTTACAATTTAATCATCTTTAAAcaagtttttaattataataatcagTTAAAatcttattgttaaaaaaaaatatttattattaaatcttgtcaataataataataaaataagtatttGTGTAACAGATATGGCGATTATAATAATGCATTACTACAAAGGCCTTACCATTATGAAAAATAAGGATGACATCACTCCTCTCGAAATTCTTGCTACTAAGACATCAGCTTTCATAAGTGGAAATAAACTATCTTGGTGGAAGCAAATTTTGTACTACTGTAAGtcacacagatatatatatatatatatatatatatatatatatatatatatatatatatatatatatatatatatatatatatatatatatatatatatattgcaattttatttaaaatttcttccttttaaatatttcaattatcTAAATTCTGTCCTATTTAAAGGTTTGGAAACAAATGCGTAAAAAATCCATAATGGCTTCTCACGAGCAAGGCGCGTGATCCCACCAAACTTGCAAATGAGTTTTTGTAAAATTCCCATGATACATTTGTGGCACCCTCCTCATGTATGATTTCAttagtgatgaagaagaagaaaaggcattaaatattattttaaaagtaGAATAGATTTAAAGAGATACACAGCAATTAATTAGGGGTGGTAAAATGGACCCGGCCCGTTGGGCATCCCTGTTTTATCCGCACCTTTGTGCGGGGCGGGCCAAAGTTTTAGACCCTCAGTCTCTAGTGTGAACGCCCCGCCCCATTTTTTATGCAGGCTTTTACGGGCACgttcattaacataaattttacatttttaagCTTTAAAGTGCAGTGTCTGTGAGCTTAACCCGCCTCGCCTTCACTTTTTGCGAGACGGGACAAACTCTTAGTCCCGCACCCTCAACAATGACTatccgccccgctcgttttttgcgggcttttgcaggCGGGCTTAACTGGGTGGACATGCCCGTTTTCCATCCCTAACATTAATACTCCATAACAATATTAATAAGCCTATATGGAGAGGACATTAAGTTTTATTAATATGGCACTACATAAGTATACCTTGATAATCACCATTCCATATAGACTAAAAAAATGTTGGATTCAGATTGGAGCTTAGAAGCACCATACCACATTCCATTGGGTAAACGAGATATTTTGGAAATTCAAAtgatattttcttattttaattgtaCTATCATGTCAAATTtcatgagaaaaaaaattaatattggtTACAAAATTTTGGTGTCAAAGGTTTTACTATTCGCAACCATGAAGCAAAAAATGCATTGGAATTGTTAAAAGGGAATGCTATATTTAAAGCAAAAGTAAAGAATGGTATGTTTCTGATCAACTAACTCTTGTGATAatttttccattattattttgtttttttgaaaatccTAAACTATTAATAGTGTGGATTTTTATTTTGCAAATATATAGATACGAATTATTTATGATATTATTGTtagaattattttatatatttatttgtatattatCACAACTTTTAGTTAGCTATAGATTCAATTACATTTAGTTATAACCACTtgttttcaatttcattttcTCTTAGCTATAGATTCAATTACATTTAGTTATAACCACTtgttttcaatttcattttcTCTTAGCTATAGATTCAATTACATTTAGTTATAACCACTtgttttcaatttcattttcTCTTCCATTTTTTATGAGAATTTTGACCAATGGATATAACAAAGTTTGTTCTTCCTTTATTTAATGGCGTTCACTATTATTTACTAAAAATAAGTAAACCTTGCAGAAAAAGATGAATATAGTGAAGTAGCAATACCTATATTTGACTTATTAGAAATGGCACAAAAAAAACCACGTTCTCTTGCTAAAATCTGGAACAAAATGTTTGTATTCAAGCGGCTAATTCAGTCCCTACTAGGTATGTATATTGAATGCTTCTAACTTCAATTTTACATGCTTTTATTTGAGTATATATTTATAATTCACAAATGAGATAAATATTGTATATATAAGTGTGTTTTCACAACTCGATCAAtaatttctcttttgtttaattaatctTACAGACTTAGAGGCAATAAATATTATTAAGATGAAGCACATATATGGTGGTCAGCTCTtgaaagaaattatgaaaatacctATTTATTCATTATTGGGTGGTGGTGTGATCAATCGAGAAGATGACTTTGAATATGGTCCTGGAATGGAAAGTATGAAATCATCATTATCTGTATATTTGTAGTCGACACCTTAGtgaaagaacaaaataaaataaaacaaaaattgatGAGCTTAACTATAAAGTGCCAATTATATCTGATAAGAAATTTTTATTACTTGCAGCAAAGTTTCTTACTAAAACAAAAGTAAAAAGTAAAGCAAAAACCACAGCATATTTGACTGCAGCAAGTCATGGAATAGTTGAGATTATGTCAGAGCTTGAATCAAAGACAAAAAGTGTGGTTAGTGAGACTAACTCTAATGATGAAAATGCATTGCTTTTGGCAGTAAAGCATAGGCAACCACATGTAATTCAACGGTTGAAGAAGGATTTAGATGACGGAGTCTTTCAAAACCTATATCTACGAGTTAATAAAGATAAGAATACCATGTTACACTTGGCAGCATATACATCATATAAGAGAGAAAATACTTGGAGGATATCTGGCGCTGCCATGCAATTGACGTGGGACATCAAGTGGTATAAGGTACATTTATTAATACATAAGAATCGTCTTTGGGGTGTGTTAGACGGGCTAAACAGAAACCTTCTAATTTGCCAAAGTTAAATATGGCTAAAGAGGGTCTCTCATATATTGTCATAGTGAAATAATGGTTAAATATGATCTCTCGTTATTTTGTTATTGTTGAATCGCGGCTAACGTACCTGGAACCTATAAAAGCTTAAGAGAATCACAGTTTAATCATTATTTATCACTATATCATTATATGTCACATTTTTTTATGTAGGACTAACATATTTTTTTTGGTATAGTACATAAAAGAACTAGTACCTGAGCATTTCAATCATAAATTCAACAATGATGGAAAAACCCCTAGTGATATCTTTAAGGAGCAACACACAGAACTTATACAAGACAGTGTTGAATGGTTGAAAGACACATCAGAGTCATGCTCAGTCGTAGCAGCTCTAATTGCCGGTGTCTCCTTCGCGACATCAGGTAGTGTACCTGGTGGCAATCAACAAACAGGAGTACCAGCATTAAAAGGAAACCCTGCATTTGAAGTATTCGCTATATCTTCATTAATTGGACTTTACTTCTCAGTCACTTCACTCATCATGTTCCTTTCTATACTAACTTCTCGAAAAGAAGTCGAAGAGTTTCGTCTAAACATGCCAATGAAGCTTCTTTTCGGCTTGAGCTCCCTCTTTGTATCCATTGTTGCTATGCTGGTTTCTTTTTGTGCTGGACATTTCTTTGTGCTCGAAGATAAATATACAAAGGGAGGTTTATTGTTCTATTTATATATTTCCATATGTTTTCCCGTTGCATTCTATGCAGCTATGCAGTTTCCGTTATTCGTTGACCTTATTAAAGTTGTTTGGAAGAAGGTTCCACCACAAAGTGTTAAGGGTGTTCTTCTATAGAAATGTATGTTGTGTTGTATTTTTATGTGAATTGAAACTAATGCGTTTGTTTGTATTTGAATAATGTCGTTTTTTTTAGTATTGGTGTGAATGTAGTGTGATTTGACTCTTTTGCATACTTATAAGATGTGATATGGATGATATGAAGTTTCAACTTCCTCCCATCTCATTTCTTATAGAAATTAATATGTTTGTGCATTCTTATGATTATGCTATTTAGTTGTTATAATACAAATAtgaaattatttgttttttaaacaCTATAGaataatgttgataatttcttttAAAGTGAATTAAAATATATCTACTTATTATATCAAAGTAAACATTATAGAAATTCATTAAAatctatttattattaaatacattaaattagagtcatgaatttttattcatgtcATCTAAATTATGACACgtcaaatatatttttatgtgTCATCTTTAAAAACTCATCTTCATTCCCATGTGACACTTCTAAAAACATATCTCCACTTTTCAAAAGAGTTTATTCTCTATTAGAGATCATGAGTTC from Vicia villosa cultivar HV-30 ecotype Madison, WI linkage group LG4, Vvil1.0, whole genome shotgun sequence encodes the following:
- the LOC131598151 gene encoding uncharacterized protein LOC131598151 translates to MYVVIEIFQIAMDADKLPEQEMEEDQPKEFWDLVLGDDWNEVIKKYDEDSNCHRIGIKGRGTALHVAVSIGRKEIVKRLVEAIEKVGDESSLKIRNEIGATPLHVAAYAGFLDVCKLIIGKEGKRKYLIQEKNFDGETPLFWAVNARQMSVFLYLQQFYCLDLNIAIDNNDTSIFHVAIQTERYG
- the LOC131600047 gene encoding uncharacterized protein LOC131600047; translation: MKHIYGGQLLKEIMKIPIYSLLGGGVINREDDFEYGPGMETKFLTKTKVKSKAKTTAYLTAASHGIVEIMSELESKTKSVVSETNSNDENALLLAVKHRQPHVIQRLKKDLDDGVFQNLYLRVNKDKNTMLHLAAYTSYKRENTWRISGAAMQLTWDIKWYKYIKELVPEHFNHKFNNDGKTPSDIFKEQHTELIQDSVEWLKDTSESCSVVAALIAGVSFATSGSVPGGNQQTGVPALKGNPAFEVFAISSLIGLYFSVTSLIMFLSILTSRKEVEEFRLNMPMKLLFGLSSLFVSIVAMLVSFCAGHFFVLEDKYTKGGLLFYLYISICFPVAFYAAMQFPLFVDLIKVVWKKVPPQSVKGVLL